AATGAAAAATCCCAGCAAGACACCTACGCCTGCACGCAAATAAGCTTGACTAGCAACACCCAAGGCACCAAGCGTTCTCACAAGTCGAAAATATAAAATCAGCGCAACACCAGTGCAGAGCGATCCAAGAACCAAAACAGACAAAAGCGCTTCCATCGAAGGGCGCAACTCCCACGGCTGCTCCACCATGAGGCTCGACGGGATAAGGAACAGACAAGCCCAAATCATTGTTCCACTCGCGACCACGACCGGTGATAAGTGAGAGAACCGCTTACCATAAACAGCTGCACAACCATATAAGAATGCACCAACCAAAGCGGCGAACTGGCCTGCAACCTGATCCCCCAACCCTTCCAAAGCATTAAAACCTATAATAAGAACAACACCTAATAGACCTACTAAAGCACCCAAAATTTGCAAAGGTGCTACACTCAACCTCGAAGAACGACATAACAAGATCAAGATAACAAAGAGCGGTGACGTTGAATTCAATACACTCGCCATCCCACTATCTATACGTTGCTGCCCCCACGCCAGCACAGTCCAAGCCAAAATGCTATTGAAACAAGCTTGTATCAGAAGGTACCGCCAGACCTTTAGATCTCTCGGCAATTTCTCCCTTCGCAGCACCAAAATGCCTGCAAGAAAAACTGCCGCAATCAAAACGCGCCCCGCGATGAGAGTCACAGGCGGTATTTCCTGCACGGCTACTCTGATGAGTAAATAAGAAGAGCCCCAAAGAAACGCGAGGACACCAAGAAGTACATATTCGAACCAAAATTTTGAGCCAGCATCATTCATAGATAGACCTCCCAGAAACTTGAGGAAGCCTAGCACTCTTAGTCACTCCAATAATTCAATCTTGATCGAACTATACAACCTGCTGTTTAGATCAAAAATGGCCTGAGAAGCATAGCGCTTCCCAAGCCAGAATATTCCGTGAGAGGCAATGCCCCTCTTCATTCCGTGTTATTCTGTTTTGGAGACTTCCAGCGCGCAAGGTTCGAGCAGCTCGGATATCTTCTCGCTACTTCCCTGCACATCTTCAATGTGATTGCGCACAGTATCAAACAGCGTCAGCAACGCTTCATATTCCTGTGTGTGTTCCATGCGTTCACTCAGGACCACGCTCATGGAATAGACTAGATTTTTGAGGTGGTTGGCTGAGCTGTCAATCAGAAAAGTGAATTGTTCAATGAATACAACCATTGGATGGGACAAAGAAACAAAGTAAGAGCAGAACAACAACACGAACATAAACATCAAGGCTTAGCGAAAACTACCCAGGCGCTTGCACCTCCCTCACGAACTACCCATAGGACAACGAAAAGCTTGAAAGGACCCGCGATTTCTGGAGCAGCCTTAAAGCATAGATCACCTCCAGATTCACTTTCTCAACATTGCAAATACTAGCGCTCAAAGCAGCCGGCACAGCTCCGACCATAGCCGGCTTCTTCTGCTCTCAGTTCTGCCAGATTAACTTTTCCAGCTGGCGGTGCACCGCATCTATCCGTTTAAGGCGAACCGATAATGCACGCTCTGCCAGTTCAGCTCGCTTCGTGAGTTTTGGAATACAATTGAGAAGCACAAGTCGAACAGATTGGAACCAATAGGCATC
The window above is part of the Pseudovibrio sp. Tun.PSC04-5.I4 genome. Proteins encoded here:
- a CDS encoding DMT family transporter produces the protein MNDAGSKFWFEYVLLGVLAFLWGSSYLLIRVAVQEIPPVTLIAGRVLIAAVFLAGILVLRREKLPRDLKVWRYLLIQACFNSILAWTVLAWGQQRIDSGMASVLNSTSPLFVILILLCRSSRLSVAPLQILGALVGLLGVVLIIGFNALEGLGDQVAGQFAALVGAFLYGCAAVYGKRFSHLSPVVVASGTMIWACLFLIPSSLMVEQPWELRPSMEALLSVLVLGSLCTGVALILYFRLVRTLGALGVASQAYLRAGVGVLLGFFILGEQIDLIVGVGLGLCLLGVVLVNGKKRRQQTIFPNTEKLQLNSDGLWRSSDSLSCVKPHRMPVC